Genomic DNA from Rudanella lutea DSM 19387:
AAAGAACCGAAAGCTGATTGCATTAACCTAATTCTGTCTCATTACTTAAGTAATCAAGCAAATTTAGCTTACGTTATTTAACTTAGCGGTATGGGACGCAAACGCCGTATCGAACTAACTGACTCCGAGCAGATTACCCTGCAAGAAGCACTCAAAAATCATCCCAAGCACGAGTTCCGTCGCTCTGCCCAAGCTTTGTTGTGGAACCACAAAGGCTGGGCGGTGAAAACCATCGCTCAAGCCCTAAATGTCTGCTCCCAGACGGTCAGCAACTGGCTCACTGCTTTTGAGCAAGAGGGGCTGGTAGGCCTGCGTCGACAAAAAGGGCAGGGCCGCCGACCTATTTTGTCCATCGCCAACCCCACTCATCAACAAGCCCTAACCAAAGCCGTAGCGGCTCACTATCAGGATGCGGCCCGCATCCAGGCTCATCTGCAAACTGCTTTGGGCCAACCTATGAGCCGAGATACGGTCAAACGCTTCTTAAAAAAAACGATTACACCTACCATCGCTTACGCCGAAGCACCAAAGCCCAGCAAGACCCCGTAGCCTACGCTGATGGACTTCAACGCTGGACGATTCTACTAACTTTGTGGGTCTGTGGTCTTATCGACCTTTACTTTGCCGACGAAACGGGCTTCACTCAGCAGCCCTATGTCCCCTACGGTTGGCAGAAAAAGGGTAACCCAGTGCTTTTGCCTGCCCGCACCACCACCAAACGACTTAACCTGTTGGGGCTGATGCGCTTAGACAATCACCTAACGGTTTACCACAGCGAAAAGCCCTTAACGGGAGCTTTCGTAGTAGGCTCACTGACCCATTTTATCCAGCAAGATCACCCCAAACCAGTCGTCATTGTCCTCGATAACGGCCCTATTCATCGCTGCCAACTCGTCTACGACCAACAGGCCGCCTGGGAGGACCACGATGTATACTTGTTCTTTTTGCCCCCTTACAGCCCTCATCTCAACCCCATTGAAATCCTGTGGCGGATGATGAAGTACCGGTGGTTAAAGAAGGTGAACTATCTTTCCTGGAGTCGCCTGAAAAAATCGGACCGCCGAAGCGGCCATCTTTGCTATTATTAAAGCTTTCGGAGAAGAATATCGCATTGATTTCACCGATTTGCAGACTAATCATATACTTCAATTTAATTCTGCTTGATTACTTAACTGGCAAGAGTATGCTCCTTCTGATAAATCGCGACAGCGATACCTTAACTTTAATTTGACGGCGTCTGCTTACTCTCAAATCGTCCTTTTAGCACCTAAGGAGTCTACGTACTTGCTCTCGCCAAAAATGTTCAATAAATTTGATTGTTCAATAAAAATGAAAATCACAAAATTTTGAACAAACAGGGACGTATAATTGAACAAGCCGTTGAAGGGCTAGGTGATACCACCAATTTGCAGGTCCACTGGCAAGATGCTCACGTCGCCGGTTTCGACGGTTATCTATGCATCGACACAGGCAGCAAAGCCGTCAGGCTGGCAACTCAGGTCAGGGGGCGAGCAATGGCACATCAATTGGATGAACTGAGTCAGTTGGGCAAGCCCAAATCCGAAACGTTGTTGCTGGCGGAACAGATACCTGATTCACTTAAACAAACAATGCGGCAAACCCAACAAAATTACCTCGACGGGGCTGGTAACTGTTACATACACGTTGGTAGTGTGCTGCTCATTGTGCAGGGGCGTAAGCTGGCTCGGACCCCGGCCGTAGCAAAACAGCCCTTCGGTAAAAGTGGCCTGCGCGTACTGTTCTCCCTACTTATACAGCCCGACGTTATAAACCTAAGCGTACGTGAACTGGCGGAACAAACTGGCGTTTCGGTCGGCACAGCACAACAAACCATCGACTACCTCAAGAAGTCGGGCTACGTCGTCTCGGTGGATGCTAAACGAAAGAAACTAACTAAGCTCGATAAGCTACAGGAACAGTGGATCGGCCGGTACACAGCGGCCCTTAAACCGAGCCTGGCTATGGGCCGCTTTCGGCTACCTAAAAACCTCTACCCTGCCGACTGGCGACAGGTGACGTTACAACCCGGTACGTATTGGGGTGGGGAGCCTGCTGCGGATGCCCTCACGAACGACCTGCGCCCGGCTACGTTGACGCTATATACCGATCAGGATAAGGCGGGTTTGCTCAACACGTATAAGCTACTGCCCGACCCCGATGGCCCGGTAGAGGTAAATCGACTCTTTTGGCAACCTGACCATAGCGATAGCTTTACCGTACCGCCCTTATTAGTTTACGCCGACTTGCTGGCCATTGACGACCCGCGCACAACCGACATCGCCCGGCGCATCTACCAAGACTATATTGCTAATGCATAAAATTACCTTCGAGCAGCTTCGGCAGGGTAACCTTGCCGAACTGTTTGCCGTGCTGGAAACAGAACTCGTCGCCCAGGGCATCGACTTTTACCTGATCGGCGCCATTGCCCGCGACATCTGGCTAACGGCCCTTCACGACATTGAGCCGGGCCGCATCACCCGCGACCTCGACTTGGCTGTGCTACTGACCAATGAAGAGCAATACGAGCACCTGCGCGACCGGCTGATCGGTACGGGGCGGTTTATTGCCCGGCGCGACAACGCGTATACGCTTGTCTTTGAAGACGGGCGGCCTGTGGACCTGCTTCCGTTCGGAGCCTTGTCGATGGAGCAGTCAGTCAGTGTAGCGGGGCAGGGCCTGACGACAATTCGCGTGGATGGATTTCAGGAGGTGTACGAAGCAGGCACCGAGTCTGTCGAAATCGACAATCAGCCGTTTCAGGTCTGTACGCTGGCCGGCATCGTGCTACTTAAATTAATTGCCTATGACGACCGCCCCGAACACCGCACGAAAGACATCCTCGACATCGGCGCGATTCTGCGGCACTATTTTGACATTACCGAAGATGACATTTACGAAAACCACATCGACCTGTTCAGCGACAACGAGTTCGACATCACGCTAACGGCCGCGCGGGTGTTGGGTCGTCAGATGGCCCCCATCGTTGCCCTCTCCGATGAGCTGCGCCAACGAATCGACCAGATTATCAACCACCAAATAAACTTAGGTGAGCAAAGTCCCGTCGCCGACCTGTTGGTACAGAATAGCCGCTGGTCAATCAGCTTCGCGTTGAATGTGCTGCGGCAGTTGCAGAGGGGAATGGGGGAGTAGTATAGTGTAGAAAAGACATTTCATCAAAATTCGTCTTTACGGTGAGTTGGGTTGTGTTTTTAATTGTATGATAAGTTTCCATTGCGCTGGTGAACGACCATTTTGAGGGCAAACCAATGGTTCTTGACCTTCTTGGAAAAACTCGTCGTTCGTCGGTGCAGTCGCTTGCACGTATTTTGTAATGACGTATTTACGCCCTCGATAGCTTTCGTGAACCGCTTGCCAATCAAGTGTTGATAATAAGGCAACACCTCTTTGAAGGCACTTCACGCATCAGTACACCACCAGTCTACCTCGATGCCTTCCAGCCGCTTGAGGAGGTCTTTGACCTGTTTAGCACTGCGTTTGCCCGCCGTCATGGCTAAAATCTCATCCGTGTCAGCACAGTACGCATACAGAATCCAGACTTTTTCTGCTTGTGGCCCACAAAGCTGTACAACTCGTCGATTTGCACCCGATGATACCGTTGGTGAGCCGGTTTGATCTGGATGCACTCGCCCACGCCCAGCAGCGTTCGCAAGACACAGCCCAGGCTTACCGAGAGGATGTTGCTAATATCCCGAATGCCATTCCCGTTGACTAACATTTTCACAATGAGTTGTTTAACCTCTGATTGGCACCCTCGATAAAGGTATTCGGGCTGGAACTGTTTGCCGCAGTTTCGGCAGAGGCAGTTCTGGGTTTGATTCGTTTTATGCCCATTTCTGACGATGTTTGTGGCATAGCAGTGTGGGCAGTAGAAGTTCGTCTTGATGCTCGGGCGGCCCCGTTCGATCATCAAGCCAAAGTTCGCTCACGCTGCTTTCTTGTTTTTCTCTACCAGGCCTTATCATACAATTGAGTACACAACCGATGCCGGTTGTGCAGCAACAATATAAATGGGTATCGGTTTACAAAGTCACCGTACTGGTAGCCCTCCAATTTATCTGTATCGCCAAGGTTGTCACAACCTTGGCGATAACCAAACAAAAGGGCAAGTTTCCGACTCATGCTTAACCGATTGAATTGATTGGTGTGTTGAAAGAATACGCTACAAAAAAGTCGATTTGCAGTATTCACTGGCAGGATACTCTCCCTAACCCAGATGAGCTGGTTAGGCAAGATCAGCAAGACCAGTAAAAATGGTTGTAACAACCGTAATCTGTATACCACATTCATTAAACAGAATTCAGACTTTTGTTAGGGCTTTTCTCCTCTTGGAATACCCCCTTTAACACTTACTGAATCGAACAATAACAAACCCGAATGCTGTGGCTATATTCAATCTAAACGTTAACGGTAAAACCAGGCGGGTGGACGTTGACCCCGCAACGCCCGTCCTTTGGGTCCTGCGCGACTATCTCGACCTTACGGGTACCAAATACGGCTGCGGTATGGCGCAATGTGGTGCCTGTACCGTACACCTGAACGGCACAGCGGTTCGTTCCTGCCAATTGCCGGTTTCTGTTGTGGGAAAACAAAGCATCACGACCATCGAAGGGCTTTCGGCTACTGGCGACCACCCCGTGCAAAAAGCTTGGATCGATCACGACGTGGCCCAGTGTGGTTACTGCCAGGCCGGGCAGATTATGAGTGCGGCTTCGCTGCTGAAAAGTAATCCAAAGCCTACCGACGAAGATATTGACAACGCCATGTCAGGAAATATTTGTCGCTGCGGCACGTACCTCCGCATTAAGGAAGCTATCAAATCAGCCGCCGGCATGTAATCGCCTGCTGGGCTGTCATAAACACAACCTCGACCGTGAATACTACTAAAAAGACATATGACAGGCGATCGTTCCTAAAGGCCTCCCTGCTTTCAGGTGGGGGGCTGATGCTTAGTGTAAGCTGGTTATCGAACGCAAAAGCGGCCTCCGACAAACGGGAAGCCCTCAACGCGCCTGGGCAATGGGTGCAACTGAATGGGTATATCCAGATTACGCCCGATAATCAGATCAAACTGATTTGCCCGAACCCGGAATTTGGGCAAAACGTACTGACTTCCTTACCCATGATGGTGGCCGAAGAACTCGACGCCGACTGGAAGGCTGTAGTGGTGGAGATGGGACCACACGACAATACCAAGCTGGGACCACAGTTTACTGGCGGCAGCAATTCCGTGCGCATGTACTGGAAACCCCTGCGTGAAGCGGGAGCCGCTGTCCGCCAAATGTTGTGCGAAGCGGCCGCCCAAACCTGGAATGTGCCCGTTGGTGAAGTCACGACCAAAGCGGGTGTCCTCTATCACGCCAGTGGTAAATCGGCGAAGTATGGTGAAATGGCCTCAAAAGCCGCTGCTCTCCCCGTGCCTAAAGGCGTGAAGTTAAAAGCGCCCAGCGATTTTACGATCGTCAGAAAATCGACCCGGAATGTCGAAGGGAAAAAAATAGTCACTGGTCAACCTCTTTTTGGCCTTGATTATCGGGTGGATGGGATGCTCATCGCCATGATTCAGCATCCGCCCGCTTTCGGGATGAAGTTGAAATCCTTCGATGCGTCGCAGGCCCTGAAAATGCCCGGTATCAAAGACGTGTTCAGTCTGAAATTGTACGAGGACGGTTTTGAGCAGGGAGGTTTCGATACGCGCACGTTCAACGATCTGCTGGTGGTAGTGGGCAAAAGCACCTGGGAGGTCATAAATGCCCGCAAAAAGCTAAAGGTAGAATGGGCACCGGCAGGTGACACAAAAGATACAGTGATGGGTCGGGGCGGTAAACGGGAGGTTACGGTGCCGGGTGCGCTGGAAAGTACAGACGCACAGTTCCGGAAAATGCAGGAGTATGCCCAGAAACCGGCGCAACAGTTACGCAAAGACGGTGATCCCGAAACGGCCTTCAGGAACGCAGCTCAGATTATTGAGCGCACCTATAATGCTCCGTTCCTGGCCCACAACTGTATGGAGCCCATGAACTTTTTCGCCCATGTGACGGAGGAGAAAGCCCTCGTAGCCGGTCCCTTACAGGCACCCGGCTGGATAGAACCGACGCTGGCAAAGCTGCTGGGGCTTCCTGCCGAGAAAATCGAAATTCAAATGACCCGGATGGGTGGCGGGTTTGGTCGACGCGCCTACGGCCAGTATGTCTACGAAGCGGCTCTGATTTCCCGGCACGTCAAAGCGCCTATCAAATTGATGTACACGCGCGAAGATGACATGACCTATGGCATTTATCGCCCCATGTACACGGCGACCTACCGGGCCGCGCTGGACAAAGACAAGAACCTGATCGCTTTTCATGTGAAAGGGGGCGGTATTCCCGAAAACCCGATTCACGCCAACCGCTTCCCGGCCGGGGCCGTGGACAATTACCTGGCCGAGGGTTGGGAAATTCCCTCAAACATCACCATTGGGGCTTTCCGGGCTCCGCGTTCCAACTTCAACGCAGCCGCTGAGCAATCGTTTCTCGACGAAGTAGCCGAGGCCATGGATAAAGACCCCATTGAGTTCCGGCTGGAACTGCTGAAACGGGCAAAAGAAGCTCCGGTAGGCAAAAACAACGAATATGATGCCGACCGGTATGCCGGCGTGTTGAAACGGGTTCGCGATACATCAAACTGGGGTAAGCCGGGCAGTGAGAAATACAATCGGGGTGTAGCGGCTTATTTCTGCCATAACTCCTATGCAGCCCACGTGGTGGATATGGTCACCCGCGATAGCGAGCCGTATGTAGAACGGGTCTTCAGTGCGGTGGACTGCGGCATTGTCGTGAATCCCGATGCGGCCAAAAATATGGTGCAGGGCGCCGTCGTGGATGGCATCGGGAATGCGATGTATGGTTCGCTGACGCATAAAAATGGTGCGGCCCAGCAAAGCAACTTCCATAACTACCGGATGATTCGGCACAACGAAGCCCCCAAACGAATCGAGGTTTCCTTCGTAGAAAACGACATTGATCCTACGGGCCTCGGCGAACCGCCTTTCCCGCCGGTGTTTGGGGCTGTAGCCAATGCATTGTACAAAAACCGGGGCAAGCGATTCTACAATCAGCCCTTCCGGCCAGAGTTAGACAAGCAAACGCAAGGGTAAGCGGACGCCACCGTGTACGGTCCAACCAGAATTCTATCTGGTTGGACCGTTGCTTTTTAGAAGTATATATTACCGCACATTCGTACCAGAAAAGCCCGACAAAGCCGACTTTTTAGTTCAGGTTTCGGTACTCGTTGGGCGACTGCCCGACCCGTTGCTTGAACACGCGGATGAAATGCTGAGGATATTTGAACCCCAGATCATGGGCAATTTGACTCACGGATTTACTTTGGTCAAACATGCGCTCTTTGGCAACGTCAATCAGTTTCGCCTGGATGTAGTCCTGGGCCGTCTGACCGGTTTCCTTTTTGACCAGATCCCCAAAATAATTTGCCGATAAATGGAGCTGATCGGCACAGTAGGCTACCGAGGGAAGGCCCACCGTCTGCGGCTTATCGCTCTCAAAATATGTATTCAGTAACCCCTCAAATCGCTCCAGTACGCCGGAGTTGACGTGGTTGCGGGTAATGAACTGCCGTTCGTAGAACCGGGTGCAGTAATTCAGAAACAGTTCGATGTTGGAGACGATGAGCCGTTTGCTGTGCTTATCGATGGCATGTTCCAGTTCGTAATCAATCTTGGACAGACAGTCGAGCACCATGTCCCGTTCGCGTCCGGAGAGGTGCAAGGCTTCATTGGATTGGTAGCTAAAGAATGTGTACTCCCCAATATGCCGACCCAGTTGTGTCCCGTGGATCAGATCGGGGTGAAAGACAAGTGCGTATCCCTTGGGTTGGTAGGTTTCGCCGTTGCTGTTGACACCAGCTACCTGTCCCGGTCCCAGAAACACCAGCGTCCCTTCCTGATAGTCGTATGTATGGCGGCCGTACACCAA
This window encodes:
- a CDS encoding nucleotidyl transferase AbiEii/AbiGii toxin family protein codes for the protein MHKITFEQLRQGNLAELFAVLETELVAQGIDFYLIGAIARDIWLTALHDIEPGRITRDLDLAVLLTNEEQYEHLRDRLIGTGRFIARRDNAYTLVFEDGRPVDLLPFGALSMEQSVSVAGQGLTTIRVDGFQEVYEAGTESVEIDNQPFQVCTLAGIVLLKLIAYDDRPEHRTKDILDIGAILRHYFDITEDDIYENHIDLFSDNEFDITLTAARVLGRQMAPIVALSDELRQRIDQIINHQINLGEQSPVADLLVQNSRWSISFALNVLRQLQRGMGE
- a CDS encoding (2Fe-2S)-binding protein — translated: MAIFNLNVNGKTRRVDVDPATPVLWVLRDYLDLTGTKYGCGMAQCGACTVHLNGTAVRSCQLPVSVVGKQSITTIEGLSATGDHPVQKAWIDHDVAQCGYCQAGQIMSAASLLKSNPKPTDEDIDNAMSGNICRCGTYLRIKEAIKSAAGM
- a CDS encoding type IV toxin-antitoxin system AbiEi family antitoxin → MAHQLDELSQLGKPKSETLLLAEQIPDSLKQTMRQTQQNYLDGAGNCYIHVGSVLLIVQGRKLARTPAVAKQPFGKSGLRVLFSLLIQPDVINLSVRELAEQTGVSVGTAQQTIDYLKKSGYVVSVDAKRKKLTKLDKLQEQWIGRYTAALKPSLAMGRFRLPKNLYPADWRQVTLQPGTYWGGEPAADALTNDLRPATLTLYTDQDKAGLLNTYKLLPDPDGPVEVNRLFWQPDHSDSFTVPPLLVYADLLAIDDPRTTDIARRIYQDYIANA
- a CDS encoding helix-turn-helix domain-containing protein, which gives rise to MDTLRRFETIADYNSFNNNETRHPLVSVVDLSKAAPRQGSRMYFGFYTIFFKDVKCGDLVYGRHTYDYQEGTLVFLGPGQVAGVNSNGETYQPKGYALVFHPDLIHGTQLGRHIGEYTFFSYQSNEALHLSGRERDMVLDCLSKIDYELEHAIDKHSKRLIVSNIELFLNYCTRFYERQFITRNHVNSGVLERFEGLLNTYFESDKPQTVGLPSVAYCADQLHLSANYFGDLVKKETGQTAQDYIQAKLIDVAKERMFDQSKSVSQIAHDLGFKYPQHFIRVFKQRVGQSPNEYRNLN
- a CDS encoding helix-turn-helix domain-containing protein is translated as MGRKRRIELTDSEQITLQEALKNHPKHEFRRSAQALLWNHKGWAVKTIAQALNVCSQTVSNWLTAFEQEGLVGLRRQKGQGRRPILSIANPTHQQALTKAVAAHYQDAARIQAHLQTALGQPMSRDTVKRFLKKTITPTIAYAEAPKPSKTP
- a CDS encoding molybdopterin cofactor-binding domain-containing protein, giving the protein MLSVSWLSNAKAASDKREALNAPGQWVQLNGYIQITPDNQIKLICPNPEFGQNVLTSLPMMVAEELDADWKAVVVEMGPHDNTKLGPQFTGGSNSVRMYWKPLREAGAAVRQMLCEAAAQTWNVPVGEVTTKAGVLYHASGKSAKYGEMASKAAALPVPKGVKLKAPSDFTIVRKSTRNVEGKKIVTGQPLFGLDYRVDGMLIAMIQHPPAFGMKLKSFDASQALKMPGIKDVFSLKLYEDGFEQGGFDTRTFNDLLVVVGKSTWEVINARKKLKVEWAPAGDTKDTVMGRGGKREVTVPGALESTDAQFRKMQEYAQKPAQQLRKDGDPETAFRNAAQIIERTYNAPFLAHNCMEPMNFFAHVTEEKALVAGPLQAPGWIEPTLAKLLGLPAEKIEIQMTRMGGGFGRRAYGQYVYEAALISRHVKAPIKLMYTREDDMTYGIYRPMYTATYRAALDKDKNLIAFHVKGGGIPENPIHANRFPAGAVDNYLAEGWEIPSNITIGAFRAPRSNFNAAAEQSFLDEVAEAMDKDPIEFRLELLKRAKEAPVGKNNEYDADRYAGVLKRVRDTSNWGKPGSEKYNRGVAAYFCHNSYAAHVVDMVTRDSEPYVERVFSAVDCGIVVNPDAAKNMVQGAVVDGIGNAMYGSLTHKNGAAQQSNFHNYRMIRHNEAPKRIEVSFVENDIDPTGLGEPPFPPVFGAVANALYKNRGKRFYNQPFRPELDKQTQG